Genomic window (Polaromonas sp. JS666):
GGCCGCTGCACATGCCGCGGCAGCAAAAACCTCCGGCTCCAGCCGCTTGAAGGTGGTGCGCGAGTTTGACGCTGCCGTCGGCCCTGCTTGCGCTGGCCGCATGGTCATATCGGGTCGCATGTCTGATGTCTGTGCAGAACTCGAGCGCATGGCTCAGCGCGAGACCGCAGTCCAGTAAAGCGTGCTTACCTTCGAGCCGGCCCAATCCGCTGGCCATGGTGGTGCCGTGGCGCCGTGGTGCAGCGGCGCAATGCACCCACTGACCCCTTGAATAGCCCGGGCAGGGGGACAGGTTGCCTTCCGATACAAGTTGACGGCTTTCGGGCGCCCCTGTCCGAAGGGAAGAAAAATCTTGCAGGCACAATATCGGCATGAATATTGTGATCCTCGATGACTACCAGGATGCAGTGCGAAAACTGAACTGCGCCGCGAAACTGGACGCCTACCCTGCCAAGGTCTACACCAACACGGTCAAAGGCATAGGCCAGCTGTCCGTCCGGCTCAAGGATGCCGACGTAATCGTGCTGATTCGCGAACGAACCCAGCTAAACAGGCAGGTGATTGAAAAACTCCCCAAACTCAAGCTGATTGCCCAAACCGGCCGCGTCGGTAGCCATATCGATGTTGCGGCCTGCACCGAGCGCGGCGTTGCGGTGGCGGAAGGCGTGGGGTCACCAACCGCACCTGCCGAGCTGACCTGGGCGTTGGTGATGGCCGCGATGCGACGCATTCCCCACTATGTATCGCACTTGAAGCACGGCGCCTGGCAGCAAGCTGGCCTCAAGGCCGCATCCATGCCCCCCAATTTTGGTATTGGCTCAGTCCTCAAGGGCAAGACATTGGGCGTCTGGAGCTACGGCAAGATCGGACAAATCATTGCAGGCTATGGCCGGGCGTTTGGCATGCGCGTGATCGTCTGGGGCCGGGAAGCATCGCTGGAGCGGGCGCAGGCTGACGGTTTTGAAATTGCCGACAGCAAAGCCGAATTTTTCGAACAAAGTGACGTGCTCAGTTTGCACCTGCGGCTGCATGATGAAACACGCGGCATCGTGACCCTCGAAGATCTGTCGCGTATGAAACCAACGGCCTTGTTGGTCAATACCTCACGGGCCGAGCTGATCGAGCCCGAGGCCCTGATTGCCGCGCTGAACCGCGGACGCCCGGGACTGGCGGCTGTTGATGTCTTTGAGTCCGAACCCATTTTGCAAGGCCACGCACTGCTGCGGCTGGAAAACTGCATCTGCACGCCGCACATAGGCTATGTGGAGCAGGACAGTTATGAAATGTATTTCGGGGCGGCCTTTGACAATGTCGTGAACTTCATCAAGGGAACCCCGACGAACATCGTCAACCCCGGTGCGCTGCAGGTACGCCGCTGATTTTCCCTGATGCCGGGCACCACCGGCTACGGTAAAGCTCAGCAAGGCTGCACCCACACAGGCGATCCGCAGTCGGATGCAGCTACGCGGCTCGGGCTGCCGGCCAATTCTGCGGGAAGTTCCCAGGGTCGATGCCTAACCGTTCGGTTCCACGCCGGGCGTGGATTTTCAGCGCACTGTCGGGCCGGCTGGGCCGGCTGAAATGCCGCGAAGGTCCAACGATCCTAGAAACAGCAGTTGACCGCTCGCAAACTTTAGGAAAGCCGCATGCCCACTGACTTTCCCCTCTTCGATGGCGTTTACCTTCTGGGTGACAGCGCTATGCGCCCGGTGGCACCATGCCGGGCGCGCCATGC
Coding sequences:
- a CDS encoding D-2-hydroxyacid dehydrogenase family protein, whose translation is MNIVILDDYQDAVRKLNCAAKLDAYPAKVYTNTVKGIGQLSVRLKDADVIVLIRERTQLNRQVIEKLPKLKLIAQTGRVGSHIDVAACTERGVAVAEGVGSPTAPAELTWALVMAAMRRIPHYVSHLKHGAWQQAGLKAASMPPNFGIGSVLKGKTLGVWSYGKIGQIIAGYGRAFGMRVIVWGREASLERAQADGFEIADSKAEFFEQSDVLSLHLRLHDETRGIVTLEDLSRMKPTALLVNTSRAELIEPEALIAALNRGRPGLAAVDVFESEPILQGHALLRLENCICTPHIGYVEQDSYEMYFGAAFDNVVNFIKGTPTNIVNPGALQVRR